One Choloepus didactylus isolate mChoDid1 chromosome 8, mChoDid1.pri, whole genome shotgun sequence DNA window includes the following coding sequences:
- the COPZ1 gene encoding coatomer subunit zeta-1 isoform X2, with product MEALILEPSLYTVKAILILDNDGDRLFAKYYDDTYPSVKEQKTFEKNIFNKTHRTDSEIALLEGLTVVYKSSIDLYFYVIGSSYENELMLMAVLNCLFDSLSQMLRKNVEKRALLENMEGLFLAVDEIVDGGVILESDPQQVVHRVALRGEDVPLTEQTVSQVLQSAKEQIKWSLLR from the exons ATGGAGGCGCTGATTTTG GAACCCTCCCTGTATACTGTCAAAGCCATCCTGATTCTGGACAATGATGGAGATCGACTTTTTGCCAAG TACTATGACGACACCTACCCCAGTGTCAAGGAGCAAAAGACCTTTGAGAAGAACATTTTCAACAAGACCCATCGGACTGACA GTGAAATTGCCCTCTTGGAAGGCTTGACAGTGGTATATAAAAGCAGTATTGATCTCTATTTCTATGTGATTGGCAGCTCCTATGAAAATGAG CTGATGCTCATGGCTGTTCTGAACTGCCTCTTCGACTCATTGAGCCAGATGCTAAG gaaaaatgtggaaaagcgAGCTCTGCTGGAGAACATGGAGGGGCTCTTCTTGGCTGTGGATGAAATTGTGGATGGAGG GGTGATCCTAGAGAGTGATCCCCAGCAAGTGGTACACCGGGTGGCTTTAAGG GGTGAAGATGTCCCTCTTACGGAGCAGACGGTGTCTCAG
- the COPZ1 gene encoding coatomer subunit zeta-1 isoform X1, translated as MASFRAESLFISLQEPSLYTVKAILILDNDGDRLFAKYYDDTYPSVKEQKTFEKNIFNKTHRTDSEIALLEGLTVVYKSSIDLYFYVIGSSYENELMLMAVLNCLFDSLSQMLRKNVEKRALLENMEGLFLAVDEIVDGGVILESDPQQVVHRVALRGEDVPLTEQTVSQVLQSAKEQIKWSLLR; from the exons ATGGCATCCTTCAGGGCTGAAAGTTTGTTCATATCTCTTCAGGAACCCTCCCTGTATACTGTCAAAGCCATCCTGATTCTGGACAATGATGGAGATCGACTTTTTGCCAAG TACTATGACGACACCTACCCCAGTGTCAAGGAGCAAAAGACCTTTGAGAAGAACATTTTCAACAAGACCCATCGGACTGACA GTGAAATTGCCCTCTTGGAAGGCTTGACAGTGGTATATAAAAGCAGTATTGATCTCTATTTCTATGTGATTGGCAGCTCCTATGAAAATGAG CTGATGCTCATGGCTGTTCTGAACTGCCTCTTCGACTCATTGAGCCAGATGCTAAG gaaaaatgtggaaaagcgAGCTCTGCTGGAGAACATGGAGGGGCTCTTCTTGGCTGTGGATGAAATTGTGGATGGAGG GGTGATCCTAGAGAGTGATCCCCAGCAAGTGGTACACCGGGTGGCTTTAAGG GGTGAAGATGTCCCTCTTACGGAGCAGACGGTGTCTCAG